From the Chiroxiphia lanceolata isolate bChiLan1 chromosome 13, bChiLan1.pri, whole genome shotgun sequence genome, one window contains:
- the MAF gene encoding transcription factor Maf — translation MASELAMSSSDLPTSPLAMEYVNDFDLMKFEVKKEPVETDRIISQCGRLIAGGSLSSTPMSTPCSSVPPSPSFSAPSPGSGSDQKTHLEDYYWMTGYPQQLNPEALGFSPEDAVEALINSSHHPLPGAFDGYARGQQLAAAAGGSVPAEEMGSAAAVVSAVIAAAAAQGGAPHYHHHHHHPHHGGGGGGGGGGGHPHAAAPGSAPPSSASSAAGSGSGGGGGGAGGLHHPHHGGGGGGGGGGLHFDDRFSDEQLVTMSVRELNRQLRGVSKEEVIRLKQKRRTLKNRGYAQSCRFKRVQQRHVLESEKNQLLQQVEHLKQEISRLVRERDAYKEKYEKLVSNGFRENGSSSDNPSSPEFFMYPRESSTTVM, via the exons ATGGCATCAGAGCTGGCGATGAGCAGCTCCGACCTGCCCACCAGTCCCCTGGCCATGGAATATGTTAATGACTTCGATCTGATGAAGTTTGAAGTGAAAAAGGAGCCGGTGGAGACCGATCGCATTATCAGCCAGTGCGGCCGCCTGATCGCCGGGGGATCGCTCTCCTCCACCCCGATGAGCACGCCCTGCAGCTCCGTGCCCCCGTCCCCCAGCTTCTCGGCGCCCAGCCCCGGCTCCGGCTCCGACCAGAAGACCCACCTGGAAGACTACTACTGGATGACGGGGTACCCGCAGCAGCTCAACCCGGAGGCGCTGGGCTTCAGCCCCGAGGACGCGGTGGAGGCGCTGATCAACAGCAGCCACCACCCGCTGCCCGGCGCCTTCGATGGCTATGCTAGAGGGCAGCAGCTGGCCGCGGCCGCCGGCGGCTCCGTGCCGGCCGAGGAGATGGGCTCGGCGGCCGCCGTGGTGTCGGCGGTGAtcgccgcggcggcggcgcagGGCGGCGCGCCccactaccaccaccaccaccaccacccgcaccacggcggcggcggcggcggcggcggcggcggcgggcacCCCCACGCCGCGGCGCCGGGCAGCGCGCCGCCCTCCTCCGCCTCCTCGGCCGCCGGCTCCGgctccggcggcggcggcggcggcgccgggggGCTGCACCACCCGCAccacggcggcggcggcggcggcggcggcggcggcctcCACTTCGACGACCGCTTCTCCGACGAGCAGCTGGTGACCATGTCGGTGCGGGAGCTGAACCGGCAGCTGCGGGGCGTCAGCAAGGAAGAGGTGATCCGGCtgaagcagaagaggaggaCCCTCAAAAACAGGGGCTATGCCCAGTCCTGCCGCTTCAAGAGGGTCCAGCAGCGGCACGTCCTGGAGTCGGAGAAgaaccagctgctgcagcaagtGGAGCACCTAAAGCAGGAGATCTCCAGGCTGGTCCGGGAGAGGGACGCCTACAAGGAAAAGTACGAGAAGCTGGTCAGCAATGGCTTCAGAGAAAACGGATCCAGCAGCGACAACCCTTCCTCTCCAGAGTTTTTCAT GTACCCGAGAGAATCATCTACAACGGTGATGTGA